The sequence TACTTCGTGGTAGTTGATTTTTGTTATTGGAAACTTTACTGTAGTTTTTACACCCCTGCTTGAAAGATTTTGTATACCAGCCATTACTTTTGAAAATGCACGTACACCTGTAAAACTTACATAAGTATCGTCTGATGCGCCGTAAAGGGTTAACTCCACACCGTATACATTAAGCTGTGCAAGTCTACCTGCAATATCATCTGTAATTAGTGTACCATTTGTACCGAGACGGACTGCAAACCCCCTATTTCTTGCTTCCTCTATAATATCAAGGCAGTCACTTCTCATAAAGGGCTCACCACCCGATATTTTAAGAAAAAGGGTGCCAAGCTCAGCTGCCTCATCCATGAGTTTAATAAGGCGTGCTTTCTTTAATACACCTCTATAGTTTTCAAGAAAACAGTAACGACACCTTAAATTACAGTTTTGAGTTACTTCTATTAAAAGCCTTATGAGAGGGTATCTCTTCATACTTGCGAAACCAAGCCTTCTTGTAACAAATTAGTCACAAACTCAAGTACATCTGCCTTTACATCAACACTCTTATTCTGAGGGATGGCACAATCTCTCTTTATTACATCTACAACCGTACTTATAGATTTATCGCCATCAAATTGTTTCCAGATATAACTTGCTATTTTATTAAGGGTATAAAATTTGCCCGAAGGTATATGAAGGAGAAGAATCTCACCCTCAATTTCTCGCCAAGCAAGCTCTTCTTCTTTCCTTTTGACCTTCGTCCCGAGCTCAGGTCGAGGGACTTTATTTGAAATAGAGCATTGTTTATCGTTCTCCATAATATCCCTTTACTATTTTACATGTAAAGTCGGGTCTCCTAAACATATTGCCATGCGTGAAGTAAGCAACACTGCAGCATCTCCTACATTTCCAAAAGAATTTACAGCCATAGCAGTCTACGAAATCCTTTGGTGTAGCATTTCTTATTTTAAGAAGAACATCGGAGTTATTCCATATCTCATCAAAAGACTCGTTATAGATATTACCCGCAGAAAGGGGAAAGAACTGGCATGGGTAAACATCGCCATTAACTGCAATATAACAGCCATGGATTGCATGGTAACAATTTAACCCTTTAGGATTATGCCTACGTTCATGTGCGATAAACCTATTTGAAGGATAGCCCATTTTTAGCAATTCAA is a genomic window of bacterium containing:
- a CDS encoding PqqD family protein, whose product is MENDKQCSISNKVPRPELGTKVKRKEEELAWREIEGEILLLHIPSGKFYTLNKIASYIWKQFDGDKSISTVVDVIKRDCAIPQNKSVDVKADVLEFVTNLLQEGLVSQV